In Geotalea uraniireducens, one genomic interval encodes:
- a CDS encoding MBL fold metallo-hydrolase, which produces MKKFVVTALFALVALIGAAIPGHAELTRLADNVYAYVGAQDASPANSFAANAGIVIGRDGILVVDTLISAKEGERFLADIRKVSDKPIKYVVNTHTHLDHAFGNCVFARQGAVIVSHQADRALLEKIGAATLKNIGNYGMTPAAMVGTEIVYPALTFSERMTIDLGGETVELIRTAPSHTPGSLVVYLPAKKLLFSGDILFTDFHPYLADSDLPGWTKTLDDLLAMDVERIVPGHGPLSTKKDLREMKAYLLLFDAKARELAAGSQDAEAIAAELKKALPKRTLAEWMIPTNLKARYLRRQ; this is translated from the coding sequence ATGAAAAAATTCGTCGTTACCGCCCTCTTCGCCCTGGTAGCTCTCATCGGCGCCGCCATCCCGGGGCACGCGGAGCTGACCAGGCTGGCGGACAACGTCTATGCCTACGTCGGCGCGCAGGACGCTTCGCCGGCCAACAGCTTCGCCGCCAACGCCGGGATCGTTATCGGCCGGGACGGCATCCTGGTGGTCGATACCCTGATCTCCGCCAAGGAAGGGGAACGGTTTCTGGCCGATATCCGCAAGGTGTCCGACAAGCCGATCAAGTATGTGGTCAATACCCATACCCATCTGGACCATGCCTTCGGCAACTGCGTCTTCGCCCGTCAGGGGGCGGTGATCGTCTCCCACCAGGCGGACCGCGCCCTGCTGGAGAAGATCGGCGCGGCGACCCTGAAAAACATCGGCAACTATGGCATGACGCCCGCTGCCATGGTCGGGACGGAGATCGTCTATCCGGCCCTCACCTTCAGCGAGCGGATGACCATCGACCTGGGGGGCGAAACGGTGGAGCTGATCCGCACCGCCCCTTCCCACACGCCGGGGAGCCTAGTGGTCTATCTGCCGGCGAAAAAGCTGCTCTTCAGCGGCGACATCCTCTTCACCGACTTCCACCCCTACCTGGCCGACAGCGACCTCCCCGGCTGGACCAAAACCCTCGACGACCTGCTGGCGATGGACGTGGAGCGGATCGTCCCGGGGCACGGGCCGCTCTCCACCAAGAAGGACCTGCGCGAGATGAAGGCGTACCTGCTCCTCTTCGACGCCAAGGCGCGCGAACTGGCGGCCGGCTCGCAGGATGCGGAGGCGATTGCCGCGGAGCTGAAGAAGGCCCTGCCGAAGCGGACTCTGGCCGAGTGGATGATCCCCACCAACCTGAAGGCCCGCTACCTGCGCCGGCAATGA
- a CDS encoding 4Fe-4S binding protein yields the protein MDIDRTTQLYFSPTHTTRKIVEAIARGIGAAESDRIDLTPPSGTWQPAAVIGGLAIIGAPVYGGRLPAEAISRLRRISGNGTPAVIVAVYGNRAYEDALLELRDVAREIGFAPIAAGAFIGEHSYSGAATPIAAGRPDAADLQLAEEFGTAAREKLRRLGPAAEWPLLPVPGTFPYKEWPGLAGIAPLTREASCVRCGVCVAACPTAAITLGETVTTDAERCIKCCACVKSCAPAARLMDNPRLQQVAEMLSANCRERKEPETFL from the coding sequence ATGGATATCGACCGCACCACCCAGCTCTACTTCTCGCCAACCCACACGACCAGAAAGATCGTCGAGGCCATCGCCCGGGGCATCGGCGCTGCCGAAAGCGACCGGATCGACCTGACCCCTCCCTCCGGCACGTGGCAACCGGCGGCCGTGATCGGCGGGCTGGCGATCATCGGCGCCCCGGTCTACGGCGGGCGGCTGCCGGCCGAAGCGATCTCCCGGCTGCGACGGATCAGCGGCAACGGCACCCCGGCAGTGATCGTCGCCGTGTACGGCAACCGAGCCTACGAAGACGCCCTCCTCGAACTGCGGGACGTCGCCCGGGAGATCGGCTTCGCGCCGATTGCCGCCGGGGCCTTCATCGGCGAGCATTCCTACTCCGGCGCCGCCACCCCGATTGCGGCCGGCCGGCCCGACGCGGCCGATCTGCAACTGGCCGAGGAGTTCGGCACGGCAGCGCGGGAGAAGCTGCGCCGGCTGGGGCCGGCCGCCGAATGGCCCCTCCTCCCGGTGCCGGGCACTTTCCCTTACAAGGAGTGGCCGGGTTTGGCCGGCATCGCCCCGCTCACCCGGGAGGCGAGCTGCGTCCGCTGCGGCGTGTGCGTCGCAGCCTGCCCGACCGCGGCGATTACCCTGGGGGAGACGGTGACCACCGACGCGGAACGCTGCATCAAATGCTGCGCCTGCGTCAAAAGCTGCGCCCCCGCGGCACGGCTGATGGATAACCCGCGCCTGCAGCAGGTGGCGGAGATGCTGAGCGCGAACTGCCGGGAACGGAAAGAGCCGGAAACGTTCCTGTGA
- a CDS encoding aminoacyl-tRNA deacylase, whose amino-acid sequence MTLPQTAHHAVAAGDGKPTAFDRLLALVGESGVPFVLHTHPATRTIEEAERNLSFDTGRIVKTVAFRTRSGEVVLAALRGTRRVDYPHLAALLGINRRDLAPLAPAEVMALLGVEPGSVSPLPLRQETIILVDDDVLAIRPTVYCGSGRPDRTLELAPADLVRLAGGRTGDFSR is encoded by the coding sequence ATGACGCTGCCCCAGACCGCGCACCATGCCGTAGCTGCCGGGGATGGTAAGCCGACGGCTTTCGACCGGCTGCTGGCACTCGTCGGGGAGAGCGGCGTGCCGTTCGTCCTTCACACCCACCCGGCAACGCGGACCATCGAGGAGGCGGAGCGGAACCTGAGCTTCGACACCGGGCGGATCGTCAAGACGGTGGCGTTCCGCACCCGCAGCGGCGAGGTTGTGCTGGCAGCGCTCCGGGGGACGCGGCGGGTCGATTACCCCCACCTGGCGGCGCTGCTCGGCATCAACCGGCGCGACCTGGCCCCGCTGGCGCCGGCGGAGGTCATGGCGCTGCTCGGTGTCGAACCGGGGAGCGTCTCGCCGCTGCCGCTGCGGCAGGAGACGATCATTCTCGTCGATGACGACGTGCTGGCGATCCGGCCGACGGTTTACTGCGGCAGCGGGCGCCCCGACCGGACCCTGGAGCTGGCACCGGCAGATCTCGTCCGGCTGGCCGGCGGGCGGACCGGCGATTTTTCGCGCTGA